aattataatctgttttaatgcccatcaatcttgtagcagatgataaagctgaatgaccatctctgcaaccttcgtacaatggttgctttccagcatccaacatatcataaaatctcatagcttgtgcattgggtaaatcttcccctctaaaatgatcatttaccatctgctcaatacctacaccataatctacatccgttctaattggttcttctaatctaaccgctggctgaggttcgctagtactaccatgttcataatcagtttccccatgatgataccaaattttgtaactttgtgtaaacccactcaaatatagatgagtccaaacatcccactctttaataacctttctatttttacaattagagcaaggacatcttaacatacctgtttttgcttccggttgtcggtgaactaaccccatgaattcggttatacctcgttggtattcttccgtaagcaatctcgtgttcggatccaaatgaggtcgatcgatccaagaacgaaaataatttgaagaagacatgttttttatgaatcaaattcgtgtgtaaagagagtaagagggaagatgaagatatggagtgaatgaagaggaagaggggtgcttgtatttatagttgaaatcctgccgacagaccgaggaaatttcgacggaattccgacggaaacagctagttcgtcggaatttcctcggaatttttaaaattccccaacggctctctaacggctataatatatcctcggaattgatcggttttttccgaggaatacgtttttcctcggtattccataagaatattccgacggatttgtatttcctcggaattccgtcggtatattccgaggaaattccgagggatattccgaggatttcattttccgtcggaatgtctgtcagaataccgctgttttcttgtagtggtccCTTTTGGGCTGCGATTGTTTGTTGTCTCAATTAAATCTTGTTTCTGTGATTTGCTTTGTATTGAGAATCTTGCAGTCCCTTTTTGCTTAGTTTGATTCTCTTACTAGTCACCATTATACCAAGAGTTCTGTCTAGCGTCTTTGCATTGTCTTAAGCAGTAGTAACTAACCGGTTAGAGTTAAATCTTCTTCTGTGTGTTTGGAAGTTGAAAATGAGTCTCTAAAGACTATACTGATATTGTTTCTGTGAATCTGAGTAGGACATGTGAGATATGTGGCGCAACGGCTATAAACGTTGCTGGCGAACAGTCAAACCAAGAATGCAATGCCTCTGCCTATTCACAAACAACTGCAGGACAAACTCAGACAGAGACACGAGGAACCTGGCATGGTCGCTGTGTTATGAACTTCTTACTTGCAGTTATGATCTTTGCTTTCGTTGTtacttggtttttttttaaagacccCTAATTAAATAAGAGACTATCATTGGTGCACAAAATCAAAACCTTTCTTAACTAAAATTcttaattacatttaattactaaaataatcAATAAGAGATTTTAATGGGGTTCGTGGGTTAATCATGTTCATAGTAACTCTTAGGAAAGTGGTAGAAACGATCTGCTTTCTTTCCCCGCTATAATTGAGTTGGgtgaataatatataaaagtacCCGTAAAATATATCACTTTATTTCCCCTTTTTATTGCTTAGAAGAAAAACGTAACATTTTTCTTTAGGTATAAAGTTGTCGTCAGCTTTCTTTGGCATATGAATTTTATTAACtccattttataaaatgttttatttcttaCCAATTTCATTAACTATATGTTTAGCTAACTATACATACATTTTCAATCATTTATAAAGGGCATCAAAAATTAAGTcgattatacaattttaaactCCAGCGCGAACTTTAAATTACGATCTCATCTCCACGTTATAAAACATACTTTTCCGAAAACATATAGATCTTTGATTTTGACGTACTGATACAGTGATGCACTATGTACAAAAGGCCATACAGTGTGTAGTGAACTGTTATATTacttgttgttttataattatcCAATTAGGTCTAAGTTCTTTTACTGAAgtcaattttataattttctttagaTGGGAGTTTCACAGTAAAGTTAAAGTTTGATCCATTATTTTTGAAAGACATGTTTGATTCATCTACAAATAATGAtgaaagacatgttttttaacTTCTTGCGTAATAGACTTACTTCATTTCAAAAAGAGCGAAAAATGTgaagaattttatttattactccattattttatttttttaaaaaatcgatttggttatcgttttttttgttctctttggTGAGTCGATCATGTTTAGTGTTCAAATGATAACATTTTATTCCTAGAAGAACTCAGTCTAATTCTAAGAGGACAaacatcaaagaaaaaaaaattcacaaaggACAATATTATATCGCATAAGCATATGTAAATCAGaatattacattttaattaGCTTTGATAATTTTGTTAAGCTTTGGTTCAGAATAGTCAGCCTTGTTTTTGTCCACTCCAACCTCCACCGATTATTATTtcgtttttcttttatatatttttgattagaTGGTCAGCTATGATTGTGATTATTGTGATAGCTTTACCACCTATATATATTCcccacaaatatattttttgttacgtTAATCacttgagaaacaaagaaaaattaaactatgtaaaataacataatttaaaCTACGTAAACTATTCAATCAAAATCCACTGCTTTAGATGGGGAGTGTCgcaaattacaaataattatgATCATGATAGACTTCATGTCAAGCGGTCAAGCGAACTAACATTTATACGTAATTACAAATTATGATCATGATAGACTTCATTATGGAATTTTGTGCCCACACACTATACATATAACTAAAGATCCCATGTGCTCTTGTCTGCATTCACTTAAGTCTTTTTCGTTTTATTGTATATATCTTCTCTCTTAGAAAATAGTAGTAAtatattgtcaaaaaaaaataaaaaaaatagtagtaatatATAGATGGGGAGTGTCGCAGATTAACTTTAGGGGGTTCATGGTGTAGTTTTTGAAGGGGGTCGAAGTTTAGTTGAATTATTATGATTATATTGTAGAATATATGTGTTTAAAACTAGAATCCAAaagaaatatatgaaatttctaattataggaaaatgaaataatttGGGAATGCCCAATGATGGTTCATTAGATATTTTTGTCAGTTCTCTGTAAACTAGTGATGTTTATTGTCCTTTTCATATACACTGGCGGCAATTATTACCACTAATAAACGATCTTATCTTATAACCACAAGAAACTATTGTCTCCTTGCTTCCATTGATTCCATTAATCCGAATATTCCATTTTCTTTATGTTGCCAACTATTATTCCAAGTATACAGATTCGAACTCAGTTTCCACTAAAAATTTCgctattcaaaaaaatattcaccGATACTGTAACGTTTGCTGCCGTTAAGTGCAAGAACGTATATCATCCATCTATACTAGGCCtgagacttattatccgagatccggatttgATCCGAGATTCGCTCCGGATCCactccgaaaataggatatccggaGTGTCCGAATCAATCCAGATAGTCTAATCTTGGATCCgtccaaaccgaatccggatccggatcagtattattaaaaaaacattaaattttttaatttcattaatattaatatttgatatattaatatttatacataaattaatattataatattatattttagtttttacaatattatagacatatatatttataaatcttgtataaatatttaatttatgtattatattaaaattttaagttttttttaaatactatttttaattaatttacggatccggatccggatccgaatatcTGTCGATAATAAAATATCGAGGCGGATATCCGAAATCCGGATATCTGGATACCTGAATTTcctggatatccggatccgtccaaGCCTAACCTATACTCTATTCATGTGAATCGTATATTTGGTCTATAAATAACGGCGCCGTCAAAATTCCCGTTATAAATTCGTCGTCTCTCTGTAATGGTGTCCCTACACTATACGTCTATACCAAATACCATTCCCTTCATCGTTGGTCACACGAGGCTTTCCATTTAGTGAAAATGACAATAACAGATCGTGGCCGTTAATTATAACTCATCGTCATTATAACAGAACAAACCAATCGTACAAAGAgctacagagagagagagagagagagagagagctagaAGAAGGTGACGTCGAGATCGATGGCGGCGGGAGAGGTAGGTCGTAGAAGAGAAGGAGAAACGGCGGACGAGAATGAAAAGACAAATGTGAAGCGAAGGAAGcttgaggaggaagaagaatctAGGATATTGATCTTATCTCAGAATCCAAGCTCGGAGTATGATTTATTAGGTAGCGCGTCGTCCTCATCCTCAGTTTATTGCTGCTCTAGCTCCGAAGAGAAATCGAAACGGAGGACCGACGGTGCTGAATTTGATCAAATGGAAACGTCGTGGATTTATTATAATAAC
The window above is part of the Brassica napus cultivar Da-Ae chromosome C8, Da-Ae, whole genome shotgun sequence genome. Proteins encoded here:
- the LOC106382411 gene encoding cyclin-dependent kinase inhibitor 2-like, which encodes MAAGEVGRRREGETADENEKTNVKRRKLEEEEESRILILSQNPSSEYDLLGSASSSSSVYCCSSSEEKSKRRTDGAEFDQMETSWIYYNNFDNRVPEEEESVNEVESCRVNKQKRCETVKEAEIEDFFQAAEKDVRNNMLECSSKYSFDFEKDEPLDGRYEWVKLNP